The Fervidobacterium sp. DNA window TTGTATTTGCTTTTGGTTTTCGTTTCAACTCTACTACTTGCACTCGAAGTTCCAACAGTTAATTACAAGTATTACAAACTTTCTAACGGTTTGCAGGTGTATGTGTTTGAGGATCGTACGATACCACTTGTGAAATTTGAGATCTGGTACAAAGTAGGATCTATAGATGAGTTAGAGGGTAGAACTGGAGCAGCCCACTTACTTGAGCATGTGATGTTCAACGGTACGGAAGCTCTGAAAAAGGGGAAATTGGATGAACTTATCACCTCAGTAGGTGGTGAAAATAACGCAGGTACGTACTACGACTATACAGTTTATTATGAAGTTGTCCCATCGGCAAAATTGGAACTTGCCATTGCAATTGAAGCGGATAGAATGAGGAATTTGAAAATTGATCCAGAAGATTTCTACAGAGAACTGGATGTTGTAAAGCAAGAACGTAGGCAGTCAACGGAAAATAACTATATTCAGTCTGGTTGGGAAGAGCTACAAGCAAAAGCATTTGAGAAAACCCCCCTTGGACATTTTATTATCGGTTGGATGAATGATTTAAGTAATATGACACATGAATACATAAGAAGTTTTTATGAGATGTTCTACGCGCCAAACAATGCGATAATAGCCATCTCGGGTGATGTTAATCCAGACGAAGCTGTAAAGCTTGTTGAAAAATATTTTGGTGATTATAAACCAATGGAAATCAAAAGACCTGAATATAGAACAACGAAGTTTGAAGGTGAGAAGGTTATTAGACTGCCACGACTTACTAAGCTTGCACTGATGCTACAAATGTACAACATACCACGCGGGGATCATCCAGATATCGCAGCTATAAACGCACTTCTTGATATATGGCTTAACAGTGAAAGTTCACGAGTGAATAACGAACTTTACTATAACAAAGGATTGATACTCGGTTGTGGAGGTTTTACTAACGATTTGAGAATACCATCTTATGCACTTGTATATGCCTTCGGATACAGGGAAGCAGATCTGGATTTGATCAAACAAGAAATGGACAAAGAACTTGAAAAGATAGTCAAAGAAGGTGTCAGCGAGGAAGAGTTGACGAAAGTTAAAAAAACACTTTTGAAAAATATAATGTTTCGTTTAAAGGATATAAAAGAATTTTCCGAAGAAGTGATTTTGGGAGCTTTAAGATACGATGATCCTTTGTTCTACAAGAAACAAATAGAGAATATAGCTAAATTGACAAGTGCAGATATACAAAGGGTAGCAAGAGAATATTTCTTACCAAAAAATAGATATGTAGGCTACATAGTACCTAACAGATAAGATTGGGGGGTATAAAGATGAAGTATTTGAAAATTTCGATACTTTTCTTAGTTGTAATATCCATACTTGCTTTCTCGATAAAATTCACGCCGGAACTTTTCGATCAGCTTGCCGGAACAAAAAACAAAGTCCCAGTGATTCCCATACCCCAGTATGAAAGAATACAACTTCCAAACGGTATGGTATTGTATGTAGCAGAAGATCACAAACTACCAATTGTCGAGATAAAAGGCTATGTGAAGTACGGTATGCTCAATGAAACCAAGGAAAATGCAGGTATATCTTCTTTCATGTTATCACTTATGAACTCTTCTACGAAAAACAGAGATGAATTGACACTTGCAAAAGAAAAAGAACTGAATAGTGTTTCCATATCAATGTCCGCAAAAAACGATTACTATGAAATAATAGCCTCTTGTCTTTCCGAAGATCTTGAGGATTTATTGAACATATTATCTGACGAACTAGCTAATCCAGAATTCTCAGGCGAAAATTTTGAAAGAATCAGAGGAGAGTTTATACAAGCTTTAAACCAAGCAAAGACCCAAGAAAAGGGGCTTGCCAATAGATACTTTTACACTGCATTGTACGGTGAGAACCATCCTTATTCTTTCTCAGCAAATTACGAATTACAGCTGAGAAATTTCAATCTTTTTACCCCACTACTTGTGGAGAAATTTTATAATAATTCTATTTCACCAAATAGAATAGTTCTCTCAATAGCTGGTGATTTTGATAAGACAAAAGTCAAAAACTTAATTAATAAGTACTTCTCCAGCTGGAAACCAACAACAACCGAAGAGCTAAACTTTAAAGCTAACAAATACACACCTCCTTACGGAAAGATTTTTGTTGTTGATAGACCCTCCTCAACACAAGCTTACCTTATAATGGGATATGAATTTTTTGATGCTAAGTTTCCTGAAAGAATAGAATTTTTGATGGCTAACAGGGTTTACGGTAGTGGAGCTTTCAACTGCAGGTTAATGGACACACTGAGAACAAAGAAAGGATATGTATATGGTGTTAATGCTACAATGCAAAACTACGAAGTTGGGGGAGAATATTACGTTACAACATCCGTGAAATACGAAGCCGTAAGTGATACAATCAACACTATCATTTCGGAGATGAAAGATATAAAAACAGGTCAAAGACCCATAACAGAGCAAGAGTTGTTTGAAGTTGTAAATTTGTATAATGCTCAGTTCCCAGATGCTTATAAAGATACAATCTCAATATTAGACAGTGTGGCGTTCAATGTTGAAGTTAGAAAAAGAAGCTCAAATTATGTAAATGAATTTATTCAAAGATACAACTCTCTCAAGGCAGATAAAGCCAATGAGGTATTTAAACAATACACGTATCCTGAAAAATTCTTTGTTGTTTTAGTTGGTGTAAAAGAAAAGATTGTTGAAAACCTTAAACAAAATGGATTCACAAATTTTGAAGTTATCGAGGTTAAATAGGATAATGTTTTAAAAATAACAAGCAAGGTAAGTAAATCACCTTGCTTGTTATTTTTAATATCCACCTAACAGTTGTACAGTATATAAAAAATCTCTGTCCATAAATTGCGAAGAAATTAACACCCCACTATAAGGGTCGTATTCGTTTATAGCCACTACTCTGTTTTCGAAAATTGTTGCCACTACTATCCCACCATTCTGTCCATATCCTGCTGTTCTCATTTCGAATCCTATATCAGGTATACTTATGATCTTCGCGATCTTTAATAGTTCTGGATTAATGTAATGTGGTCCAAGGTACTCATTTCCTATGACATTTAGTACATTCGAAATTCTCCCTGTATGAGACATCCTAATGTGTATAACACTACCTTCTACATTTGTCGGTGTAATTTGAACTTGGGACCACGGAACAGTTACACCGTATGCTCCATATACTACCGAGTAATACAAACTTTGCTTTGCAGCAGGTGGCAAGCTTAACTTAGGCAATCTAATTTGATATATACCAACTAAAGTAAGATTAGCTGCATCAGCTCCCTGTAAAGATTGCCTTGTATGTGTAGCTTTCCTTATTATACCTTCCTCTGTTAATTCGTAAGATGAAACAGTAACTTCAGATTGACCTTTCCGAGTTATTGCAAAATAATAAATTCCTTTTTCTGTCTGACCACCTTCGACATAAACACCGTATTGCGCATAAATGTCACGTTCACTTAAAGCTTGCTGCACAACACTTAATGGCATGTAGAGGAATTCTGTTGGAACATTCAACAAAGTTTGCGAAGTTTTGTAGGAAAAAAG harbors:
- a CDS encoding insulinase family protein, yielding MKYLKISILFLVVISILAFSIKFTPELFDQLAGTKNKVPVIPIPQYERIQLPNGMVLYVAEDHKLPIVEIKGYVKYGMLNETKENAGISSFMLSLMNSSTKNRDELTLAKEKELNSVSISMSAKNDYYEIIASCLSEDLEDLLNILSDELANPEFSGENFERIRGEFIQALNQAKTQEKGLANRYFYTALYGENHPYSFSANYELQLRNFNLFTPLLVEKFYNNSISPNRIVLSIAGDFDKTKVKNLINKYFSSWKPTTTEELNFKANKYTPPYGKIFVVDRPSSTQAYLIMGYEFFDAKFPERIEFLMANRVYGSGAFNCRLMDTLRTKKGYVYGVNATMQNYEVGGEYYVTTSVKYEAVSDTINTIISEMKDIKTGQRPITEQELFEVVNLYNAQFPDAYKDTISILDSVAFNVEVRKRSSNYVNEFIQRYNSLKADKANEVFKQYTYPEKFFVVLVGVKEKIVENLKQNGFTNFEVIEVK
- a CDS encoding insulinase family protein, translated to MGRKVLYLLLVFVSTLLLALEVPTVNYKYYKLSNGLQVYVFEDRTIPLVKFEIWYKVGSIDELEGRTGAAHLLEHVMFNGTEALKKGKLDELITSVGGENNAGTYYDYTVYYEVVPSAKLELAIAIEADRMRNLKIDPEDFYRELDVVKQERRQSTENNYIQSGWEELQAKAFEKTPLGHFIIGWMNDLSNMTHEYIRSFYEMFYAPNNAIIAISGDVNPDEAVKLVEKYFGDYKPMEIKRPEYRTTKFEGEKVIRLPRLTKLALMLQMYNIPRGDHPDIAAINALLDIWLNSESSRVNNELYYNKGLILGCGGFTNDLRIPSYALVYAFGYREADLDLIKQEMDKELEKIVKEGVSEEELTKVKKTLLKNIMFRLKDIKEFSEEVILGALRYDDPLFYKKQIENIAKLTSADIQRVAREYFLPKNRYVGYIVPNR